One genomic segment of Photobacterium sp. DA100 includes these proteins:
- the rpsM gene encoding 30S ribosomal protein S13 yields the protein MARIAGINIPDQKHSVIALTAIYGIGKTRSKAILAEAGIAEDVKISELTEEQIDLLRDGVAKYTVEGDLRREVSMNIKRLMDLGCYRGLRHRRSLPLRGQRTKTNARTRKGPRKPIKK from the coding sequence GTGGCCCGTATTGCAGGCATTAACATTCCTGATCAAAAACATTCTGTAATCGCTCTTACTGCGATCTACGGCATCGGTAAGACTCGCTCAAAAGCTATCCTAGCTGAAGCGGGTATCGCTGAAGATGTTAAGATCAGTGAACTAACTGAAGAGCAGATCGATCTACTGCGTGATGGTGTAGCTAAGTACACTGTAGAAGGTGATCTACGTCGTGAAGTTTCCATGAACATCAAGCGTCTAATGGACCTTGGCTGTTACCGTGGTCTTCGTCATCGTCGCAGTCTACCACTACGTGGACAGCGTACTAAAACCAACGCACGTACCCGTAAGGGTCCGCGCAAGCCGATCAAAAAATAA
- the rpsK gene encoding 30S ribosomal protein S11: MAKQPTRARKRVRKQVADGVAHIHASFNNTIVTITDRQGNALSWATAGGSGFRGSRKSTPFAAQVAAERAGEMAKEYGVKNLEVMVKGPGPGRESTIRALNAAGFRITNIVDATPIPHNGCRPPKKRRV, translated from the coding sequence ATGGCTAAACAACCAACTCGCGCTCGTAAGCGCGTACGTAAGCAAGTTGCTGATGGCGTTGCGCACATTCATGCTTCTTTCAACAACACAATCGTAACCATTACTGACCGTCAGGGTAACGCTCTATCTTGGGCTACTGCAGGTGGTTCTGGTTTCCGTGGTTCTCGTAAGTCTACTCCGTTCGCTGCACAGGTTGCTGCTGAGCGCGCTGGCGAAATGGCCAAAGAGTATGGCGTTAAGAACCTGGAAGTTATGGTTAAGGGCCCAGGTCCTGGTCGTGAGTCTACTATCCGCGCTCTAAACGCTGCGGGTTTCCGTATCACTAACATTGTTGATGCGACTCCGATCCCTCATAACGGTTGTCGTCCACCTAAGAAACGTCGCGTATAA
- the rpsD gene encoding 30S ribosomal protein S4, with amino-acid sequence MARYLGPKLKLSRREGTDLFLKSGVRAIDTKCKIDNAPGVHGARRGRLSDYGVQLREKQKVRRTYGVLEKQFRNYYKEAARLKGNTGENLLQLLEGRLDNVVYRMGFGATRAEARQLVSHKAILVNGQVVNVPSFKVAANDVVSIREKAKNQARIKAALEVATQRELPTWVEVDSSKLEGTFKRLPERSDLSADINEHLIVELYSK; translated from the coding sequence ATGGCAAGATATTTGGGTCCTAAGCTGAAGCTTAGCCGTCGTGAAGGCACAGACTTGTTCCTTAAGTCTGGTGTACGCGCGATTGATACCAAGTGTAAAATTGACAATGCACCTGGTGTGCATGGTGCTCGTCGCGGTCGTCTATCTGACTACGGCGTACAGCTTCGTGAGAAGCAAAAAGTTCGTCGTACTTACGGCGTACTAGAGAAGCAATTCCGTAACTACTACAAAGAAGCTGCTCGCCTTAAAGGCAACACAGGTGAAAATCTGCTTCAGCTTCTTGAAGGTCGTCTAGATAACGTAGTTTACCGCATGGGTTTTGGTGCTACTCGCGCTGAAGCACGTCAGCTGGTAAGCCACAAAGCGATCCTAGTTAACGGTCAAGTCGTAAACGTTCCTTCTTTCAAGGTAGCGGCAAACGACGTTGTTAGCATTCGTGAGAAAGCTAAGAACCAAGCACGCATCAAAGCAGCTCTAGAAGTTGCTACTCAGCGTGAACTACCGACTTGGGTCGAAGTAGACAGCAGCAAACTAGAAGGTACTTTCAAGCGCCTTCCAGAACGTTCTGATTTGTCTGCCGACATCAACGAACACCTGATCGTCGAGCTTTACTCTAAGTAA
- the rpoA gene encoding DNA-directed RNA polymerase subunit alpha — protein MQGSVTEFLKPRLVDIEQVNTTHAKVTLEPLERGFGHTLGNALRRILLSSMPGCAVTEVEIDGVLHEYSTKEGVQEDILEILLNLKGLAVKVEGKDEVILTLNKSGAGPVVAGDITHDGDVEIANPEHVICHLTDDHADISMRIKVERGRGYVPASARIHTEEDERPIGRLLVDATFSPVDRIAYAVEAARVEQRTDLDKLVIDMETNGTLDPEEAIRRAATILAEQLDAFVDLRDVRVPEEKEEKPEFDPILLRPVDDLELTVRSANCLKAEAIHYIGDLVQRTEVELLKTPNLGKKSLTEIKDVLASRGLSLGMRLENWPPASIAED, from the coding sequence ATGCAGGGTTCTGTAACAGAATTTCTTAAGCCACGTCTTGTTGATATTGAACAAGTTAACACGACGCATGCAAAAGTAACTCTTGAGCCGCTAGAGCGTGGTTTCGGCCACACTCTTGGTAACGCTCTCCGTCGTATTCTTCTATCTTCAATGCCGGGTTGTGCCGTAACTGAAGTAGAAATCGACGGTGTGTTACACGAGTACAGCACCAAAGAAGGAGTACAGGAAGACATCCTTGAAATCCTTCTAAACCTTAAAGGCCTAGCCGTTAAGGTTGAGGGTAAAGACGAAGTTATCCTTACTCTGAACAAATCTGGTGCAGGCCCTGTTGTTGCAGGTGACATCACCCACGACGGTGATGTTGAGATTGCGAACCCAGAGCACGTAATCTGCCACCTAACTGATGACCATGCTGACATCAGCATGCGCATCAAGGTAGAGCGTGGTCGTGGCTATGTACCAGCGTCTGCTCGTATTCACACTGAAGAAGACGAGCGTCCAATTGGTCGTCTGCTAGTTGATGCAACTTTCAGCCCAGTTGACCGTATCGCATACGCCGTTGAGGCAGCACGTGTAGAACAACGTACTGACCTTGATAAGCTAGTTATCGATATGGAGACTAACGGTACTCTTGATCCTGAGGAAGCGATCCGTCGCGCAGCTACTATCCTAGCTGAGCAGTTGGATGCATTCGTAGATCTTCGTGATGTACGTGTTCCTGAAGAGAAAGAAGAGAAGCCGGAGTTCGATCCGATCCTACTGCGTCCTGTAGACGATCTTGAACTAACTGTTCGCTCTGCTAACTGTCTAAAAGCAGAAGCGATCCACTACATCGGTGATCTTGTTCAGCGTACTGAGGTTGAGCTCCTTAAGACTCCAAACCTTGGTAAGAAGTCTTTGACAGAAATCAAAGACGTGCTGGCATCACGTGGTCTGTCTCTAGGTATGCGCCTAGAAAACTGGCCGCCAGCATCTATTGCTGAAGATTAA
- the rplQ gene encoding 50S ribosomal protein L17, translating to MRHRKSGRQLNRNSSHRKAMFSNMAGSLVRHELIKTTLPKAKELRRVIEPLITLAKTDSVANRRLAFARTRDNEVVAKLFNELGPRFAQRPGGYTRIMKCGFRAGDKAPMAYIELVDRPEAQEEAAAE from the coding sequence ATGCGCCATCGTAAGAGTGGTCGTCAACTCAACCGCAACAGCAGCCATCGCAAAGCGATGTTCAGCAACATGGCTGGCTCTCTGGTACGTCACGAACTTATCAAGACTACCCTGCCTAAGGCAAAAGAGCTGCGTCGCGTAATTGAGCCATTGATTACCCTAGCTAAGACTGACAGTGTTGCTAACCGTCGTCTTGCATTCGCACGTACTCGTGATAACGAAGTTGTTGCGAAACTATTTAACGAACTGGGTCCACGTTTTGCTCAGCGTCCAGGCGGTTACACTCGCATCATGAAATGCGGTTTCCGTGCTGGCGATAAAGCCCCTATGGCTTACATCGAGCTAGTAGACCGTCCTGAAGCTCAGGAAGAAGCTGCTGCTGAATAA
- a CDS encoding glycosyltransferase family 4 protein produces MIYLIVDSSGFGGIESHIQQLAILLQSKQAELEVVYLQHYPSHPQYAELEQHHISYRFLSESSVTTFFRQLKADDIVHAHGYKASILSRFGRLLARYHLVTTFHAGEAVSGKLAFYEWLNRYTAAFSYNLAVSEKIKTDLPFRCELLRNFVHCQNANDSRNRHSTLQVGFVGRLSHEKAIDRFVFLCAQLPNIKCHVFGDGDQAGMLQGRPVIWHGAVPAMEPYWHLLDVLLITSRAEGMPMAALEAMAHGVVVLSTDVGEMPSLLEQECLVAEAHWQALAARVKELDNAGDEAWQRLSKRQHQLVKNHYSGEACWQQLARIYRMV; encoded by the coding sequence ATGATTTATCTGATTGTCGACAGCTCGGGATTTGGCGGAATTGAGAGCCACATCCAGCAGTTAGCTATACTGCTTCAGTCCAAGCAGGCCGAGCTTGAAGTTGTTTACCTCCAGCATTACCCCTCACACCCGCAGTATGCGGAGCTAGAGCAGCACCATATTTCCTACCGTTTCCTTAGCGAGAGCTCTGTTACTACTTTTTTTCGTCAGCTTAAGGCGGATGACATCGTCCATGCCCACGGCTACAAGGCCTCGATCCTATCTCGTTTTGGCCGGTTACTGGCTCGATACCATTTGGTGACCACTTTCCATGCTGGCGAGGCGGTGTCAGGCAAGCTGGCCTTCTATGAGTGGCTCAACCGCTATACCGCGGCCTTTTCCTACAACCTTGCCGTCAGTGAAAAAATCAAAACAGACTTGCCATTTCGTTGCGAATTGCTGCGCAATTTTGTCCATTGCCAAAACGCTAACGATAGCCGCAACCGCCATTCGACGCTGCAGGTCGGCTTTGTCGGCAGGCTAAGCCATGAAAAGGCCATCGATCGCTTTGTTTTTCTCTGCGCACAGCTACCGAATATCAAGTGCCATGTGTTTGGTGATGGCGACCAAGCCGGGATGCTGCAAGGTCGGCCTGTCATCTGGCATGGTGCCGTGCCTGCGATGGAGCCCTATTGGCACTTGCTTGATGTTTTACTTATTACCTCTCGGGCGGAAGGCATGCCGATGGCTGCCCTCGAAGCCATGGCGCACGGTGTCGTGGTGCTATCTACGGATGTGGGTGAAATGCCCTCGCTACTGGAGCAGGAGTGTTTGGTTGCCGAGGCGCACTGGCAGGCTCTCGCCGCAAGGGTGAAAGAGCTCGATAATGCCGGTGACGAAGCCTGGCAGCGGCTGTCAAAGCGGCAACACCAGCTTGTCAAGAACCACTACAGCGGTGAGGCGTGCTGGCAACAACTGGCGCGGATCTATCGGATGGTATGA
- a CDS encoding response regulator, protein MNQVLFQRQFALSYENIANIRRVLDVKTQALLLTPDLIQDIKLVCSEYCTNLLDHQQQSATHCTISYGKVEGQYRFAITDNGAPWAALAQQLSDAALPELPCESGMGLAIIKTIFPDFSYQVTTGGNTIEFALPQASSRKHLVIVDDSHSQLAMLCSYLEQDYQVSIFSQADDALVWLDDNHCDLVLTDLWMPNINGLEFRRLVANKRQHRLLPFVFLSGDTLSETMTAVSQSGIDDFLTKPIDKWRLLQVLERVLKRHDNLLSAFEDNLLQQFEHTAMPGSKAAATTTLTTGNFRLLLSREPEISGDFFIHQPRPDGSTMVILGDLMGHGVIAKANGGISYGVILGLLQDPDITPEQFCRRLNQYLYQTQANNLVCLLVLHLATDNTITLYNAGMPKPIHCTNSCHHIDQSSGLLGLFESPQTGGYRMKLDEGHSLHGYSDGLLETVLTEHERQDMVLMPSSERHQYLWQRTPQNHEDDRALFTLTTIPEMGHIAENNE, encoded by the coding sequence ATGAATCAGGTTTTGTTCCAGCGCCAGTTTGCGCTAAGTTATGAAAACATAGCCAATATACGACGGGTGCTGGACGTCAAAACCCAGGCGCTGCTGCTAACTCCTGACTTAATTCAGGACATCAAGCTAGTATGCAGCGAGTACTGTACTAACCTATTAGATCACCAGCAGCAGTCCGCGACTCACTGCACAATCAGTTACGGTAAAGTCGAAGGACAATATCGTTTTGCCATCACCGACAACGGTGCCCCCTGGGCGGCACTTGCACAGCAACTATCAGATGCAGCACTACCCGAACTCCCTTGCGAGTCCGGCATGGGGCTGGCCATCATCAAAACCATTTTCCCCGATTTCAGTTACCAAGTTACCACAGGCGGCAACACCATTGAGTTTGCCCTGCCCCAGGCCTCTTCCCGTAAACATTTGGTCATTGTCGATGACAGCCATAGTCAGCTGGCCATGCTTTGCAGCTACCTCGAACAGGATTACCAAGTCTCTATTTTCAGCCAGGCAGATGATGCTCTAGTTTGGCTGGATGACAACCACTGCGACCTGGTGCTGACCGACTTGTGGATGCCAAATATCAATGGGCTCGAGTTTCGCCGTTTAGTGGCCAATAAGCGCCAACACCGGTTGCTACCTTTTGTCTTCTTATCGGGAGATACATTGTCGGAAACGATGACGGCCGTCAGTCAGTCAGGCATCGATGATTTCCTCACCAAGCCTATCGACAAGTGGCGCTTACTCCAAGTACTAGAACGGGTACTCAAACGCCATGACAACTTACTCAGTGCCTTCGAAGACAACCTGCTGCAACAATTTGAGCACACCGCTATGCCCGGTTCAAAAGCAGCTGCCACAACGACATTGACCACGGGAAACTTCAGGCTCCTGCTAAGCAGAGAGCCGGAGATCAGTGGCGATTTCTTTATTCACCAGCCGCGGCCAGATGGCTCCACTATGGTGATCCTCGGCGATCTGATGGGGCATGGCGTCATCGCAAAAGCCAATGGAGGGATCAGCTACGGGGTGATCCTGGGCCTGCTCCAAGATCCGGACATCACCCCAGAACAGTTTTGCCGCCGCCTCAACCAATACCTCTATCAAACCCAGGCAAATAACTTGGTGTGCTTACTGGTCCTTCACCTTGCTACCGACAACACCATCACCCTCTACAACGCCGGAATGCCAAAGCCGATCCACTGCACTAACTCATGCCATCATATTGACCAGTCTTCCGGCTTGTTAGGGTTATTCGAGTCGCCTCAGACTGGGGGATATCGCATGAAACTGGATGAGGGTCATAGCCTGCACGGCTACAGCGATGGTTTATTGGAAACGGTGCTGACAGAACACGAAAGACAGGACATGGTGCTGATGCCCAGTAGTGAACGCCACCAGTATCTTTGGCAGCGCACTCCACAAAATCACGAAGACGACCGTGCTCTATTCACTCTGACTACAATCCCAGAAATGGGGCACATAGCGGAGAACAACGAGTAG
- a CDS encoding SLBB domain-containing protein → MKWLMLILCIVVFSPARGDPLTPGDRVFLQLPGERDFNGPFTIDDQGQIRLPEVGLVPIAGLSQQQAEQLLRERLRTVYRNLDEFRLSILEQVLRVQVLGYVEQPGMISLKPGANVQMAISTAGGARPGAQLDQFKLIRNGRSVLFNYKAYLDSGDPAMLPALQGGDTIFVPASPLLGNVEVDFDAASLREGGDADEEQGITIFGELRNPGTFSYKPGMTVVDALMRADGVTRYADVTKIRVITDNVPYLFDLKAYLDTGVTTELPPVKPGTTIFAPIEVEDINTTTRTVYVMGEVQAPGAYESSPGTGFVDVLANAGGPTRFADTTQIKLLRSKGTPVGINLVTYTQNPAQYPLPDIAPGDVIFIPEKIDFNEKSWLKITNDRAIKIIGAVNNPGRFEWNSSMGLLDVLSHAGGPKQQANLSNIRLLRDQAGTGNSVVYFDLESFITQGGSFSQLPRLAAGDTIIIDELPHDPTDNKSSWVRQSADDSIYVFGQVGAPGRYAFNKELGFLDILSAADGPDGDADLRQIRISHRNGNTARVTTLNLSLYFETGDESLLPEVVPGDVIYVPQMKGNWLDKPAEQVVRLMGSVNKPGRYAFNNQMNILDLLAEAGGPSDNAYIERIMIVNTSCCGDQAQTFNLRDYVIDPARYPLPLLRPGDTVYVPNLNDSVGEQWRKGLRDVLGIFTLIALGAAL, encoded by the coding sequence ATGAAATGGCTTATGCTAATTCTATGCATTGTCGTATTCTCCCCGGCCAGGGGAGATCCCCTTACCCCCGGGGATCGAGTATTTCTCCAGCTGCCGGGAGAGCGCGATTTCAATGGCCCCTTCACGATCGACGATCAAGGCCAGATCAGGCTGCCTGAGGTGGGCTTAGTCCCCATTGCAGGGCTAAGCCAGCAGCAAGCCGAGCAGCTATTGCGAGAACGGCTCAGGACTGTGTACCGCAACCTCGATGAATTCAGGCTCAGTATCCTCGAGCAAGTCCTGCGGGTGCAGGTTCTCGGCTATGTCGAGCAGCCAGGAATGATATCGCTCAAGCCCGGAGCCAATGTTCAGATGGCAATATCCACCGCCGGAGGGGCCCGGCCCGGCGCCCAGCTGGATCAATTCAAGCTGATCCGCAACGGCCGCTCCGTGCTGTTCAATTACAAGGCCTATCTCGACAGCGGCGATCCTGCCATGCTCCCAGCCTTGCAAGGGGGCGATACCATATTTGTCCCGGCCTCACCGCTGCTCGGCAACGTCGAAGTCGATTTTGATGCAGCCTCACTGAGGGAGGGGGGCGATGCCGACGAAGAGCAAGGGATCACCATCTTCGGTGAACTGCGAAATCCCGGAACCTTCAGCTACAAACCCGGAATGACCGTTGTCGATGCCCTGATGCGTGCCGATGGCGTCACCCGCTATGCTGATGTCACCAAAATCAGGGTGATCACCGATAACGTCCCTTACCTCTTCGATCTCAAAGCCTATTTAGATACCGGGGTTACCACCGAACTTCCTCCCGTCAAGCCGGGTACCACCATCTTTGCTCCTATCGAAGTTGAGGATATCAACACAACCACTCGAACCGTCTACGTTATGGGAGAGGTCCAGGCACCCGGAGCCTATGAAAGCTCCCCCGGTACTGGCTTTGTCGATGTGCTCGCTAACGCCGGCGGGCCGACACGCTTTGCCGATACCACACAAATCAAACTGCTTCGTAGCAAGGGAACCCCGGTCGGCATCAATCTGGTCACCTATACCCAAAACCCGGCTCAATATCCATTGCCTGATATTGCTCCCGGCGACGTTATCTTTATTCCTGAAAAAATAGACTTCAACGAAAAGTCCTGGCTCAAGATCACCAATGACCGTGCGATCAAAATTATCGGTGCGGTCAACAATCCCGGTCGATTCGAGTGGAACAGCAGTATGGGCCTACTGGATGTCCTCTCCCATGCAGGAGGGCCCAAGCAGCAGGCCAACCTCAGCAACATTCGCTTGCTGCGTGACCAGGCAGGAACCGGAAACAGTGTGGTTTACTTTGACTTGGAGAGCTTTATCACCCAAGGGGGAAGCTTCAGCCAACTCCCCCGCCTAGCCGCAGGCGATACCATCATTATTGACGAGCTTCCCCATGATCCGACAGACAACAAGTCGAGCTGGGTACGCCAATCTGCCGATGACTCTATTTATGTATTCGGTCAGGTCGGCGCCCCTGGTCGCTATGCCTTCAACAAAGAGCTGGGCTTTCTCGATATCCTCTCTGCCGCAGACGGTCCCGATGGCGACGCTGATCTACGCCAGATCCGCATCAGCCACCGTAACGGCAACACGGCAAGGGTGACGACTCTCAACCTCTCACTCTATTTTGAGACCGGAGATGAAAGCCTGCTGCCCGAAGTGGTTCCCGGGGATGTTATTTATGTTCCCCAAATGAAAGGCAACTGGCTGGACAAGCCAGCCGAGCAGGTGGTCAGGCTGATGGGCTCGGTCAACAAACCCGGCCGTTATGCCTTCAATAACCAAATGAATATCCTCGATTTACTGGCCGAAGCCGGTGGCCCTTCAGACAATGCCTATATCGAGCGGATCATGATCGTCAACACCTCATGCTGTGGCGACCAAGCCCAGACATTCAATCTACGCGACTATGTCATCGACCCGGCCCGTTATCCCCTGCCCCTACTTCGTCCCGGCGATACGGTTTATGTCCCCAACCTCAACGACTCGGTGGGCGAGCAATGGCGCAAAGGGCTGCGTGACGTGCTGGGGATCTTTACCCTGATCGCCCTAGGAGCAGCATTATGA
- a CDS encoding OmpA family protein, translated as MGKLSSLLMILLANGCTTWPTTGDTPYSPPDVDQWHELEHHRFELQLLATRGVKLCLPGQYQQLVNLHDKANQEHKAGFSDDADITLLAYQTQFAKIQRQMDWLEHHTECLDTRYSEIQLREQLLLLMRVDNQFAFDRTKLLPDYQNALRRAAAILKRQEHWLLELTGHTDTIGTAQSNYQLGMHRADAVRRYLIEQGVNAHQISIFSAGEKESLEDPSSKTERLSNRKVEARVLVDHHTRASHRVYSLGDWHAVREQLTPGSL; from the coding sequence ATGGGAAAACTCTCAAGCCTGCTAATGATACTGCTCGCCAATGGCTGCACCACCTGGCCAACCACGGGTGATACACCATACTCACCACCTGATGTGGATCAGTGGCACGAGCTTGAGCACCATAGGTTCGAGCTCCAACTACTGGCGACCCGCGGCGTCAAATTGTGCCTGCCGGGACAATACCAGCAGCTTGTCAACCTCCATGATAAAGCAAATCAAGAACACAAAGCGGGGTTCAGCGATGATGCCGATATTACCCTGTTGGCCTACCAAACCCAGTTCGCCAAAATCCAGCGCCAGATGGACTGGCTCGAACACCATACTGAGTGTTTGGATACCCGCTATTCCGAGATCCAGCTCAGGGAGCAACTGCTGCTATTGATGCGGGTCGACAATCAGTTTGCCTTTGACAGAACCAAACTATTACCTGATTACCAAAATGCATTGCGTCGTGCAGCCGCTATTCTGAAACGCCAAGAACACTGGCTGCTTGAACTCACCGGTCATACCGACACCATTGGAACCGCACAGAGCAATTACCAGCTGGGGATGCACCGGGCAGATGCGGTTAGGCGCTACCTTATCGAGCAAGGGGTCAATGCCCACCAAATTTCAATTTTCAGCGCTGGTGAAAAAGAGTCGCTCGAGGATCCTAGTTCTAAGACCGAGAGACTCAGCAATCGTAAAGTCGAGGCCCGGGTGTTGGTTGACCACCATACCCGAGCCTCACACCGGGTATATTCTCTCGGTGACTGGCATGCGGTCCGCGAACAGCTTACTCCGGGGTCACTATGA
- a CDS encoding STAS domain-containing protein has translation MNHTVNTANIGLTLQNEFDAHLARQMEPDFEALSQTDSDEMVIDMTQVQFIDSCGIGAIVFLYKRLKSRGKTLRLLNVNGQPRQLMKMLRIDKVIPLITSAELG, from the coding sequence ATGAATCACACCGTAAATACCGCCAATATCGGATTGACGCTACAGAATGAATTCGATGCCCATCTCGCCAGACAGATGGAACCAGACTTCGAAGCACTGAGCCAAACCGATAGCGATGAGATGGTCATCGACATGACCCAGGTACAATTTATTGACTCCTGTGGAATTGGTGCCATTGTTTTCTTATACAAGCGCTTAAAAAGCAGAGGAAAAACATTACGTCTGCTCAATGTTAACGGCCAGCCGCGCCAGCTAATGAAAATGTTAAGGATCGACAAGGTGATCCCTCTGATCACCTCAGCGGAGTTAGGTTGA
- a CDS encoding sugar transferase: protein MSWIVLTAMTVVIIYHHIIYTALMVFLGRKAKDSAQAEATLGPYSVDKTLPSVAIMIPAHNEAEFIDAKLANLVVLDYPAEKLSVWICCDGCSDNTAEQVQAWQAKYAGAGIQLECIVEAENKGKVIRINQLLSMVRDQADLIAMSDVSALLSIDALRQAADSFTDPKVGALTCNYLLAEATSGEQQYWQWQNSIRQTEAKLGSVMGGNGAFYIVRAPLFSYLPEDTINDDFIQTMLVIKQGYQVQFNHYINSVELSLSTVQDTYQRRQRIGAGNLQQLIRCRFVFRHSHHGARWLFTSGKAMRTVMPFILIGYFLLSLSLAIQGSAVAQALTVLQATGYIAATLPLFGVSSKATDKLHYFVSSYAASLIGMLRYLLGHFRSGWRHLPPLSNYQALSTQLLKRTSDILLASIGMVLTLPIWPLIALLIKLDSPGPIFYRQLRVGRISEEQVELFEIIKFRSMSSHAESKSGAIWARQNDSRITRTGHFLRVTRLDELPQLLNVLKGDMALIGPRPERPEFCGKLQNALPFYLERTAGLKPGITGLAQVNQGYDSSLEDVKNKIAFDHAYALALSSTFQWLKMDLFIIFKTIYIMVGKRGQ, encoded by the coding sequence ATGAGCTGGATTGTACTAACCGCAATGACTGTCGTGATTATCTATCACCACATCATCTATACCGCTTTGATGGTATTTCTGGGGCGCAAGGCAAAAGACTCTGCACAAGCGGAGGCAACCTTAGGGCCCTATTCCGTGGACAAAACACTCCCCTCGGTTGCCATCATGATTCCAGCCCATAACGAGGCAGAATTTATCGACGCCAAGCTAGCCAATCTGGTGGTGCTCGATTACCCAGCCGAAAAGCTCTCTGTCTGGATCTGCTGCGATGGTTGCAGTGACAATACCGCCGAGCAGGTACAAGCGTGGCAAGCCAAGTATGCCGGTGCTGGCATTCAGCTAGAGTGCATCGTTGAAGCGGAAAACAAAGGCAAAGTGATACGCATCAACCAGCTGCTCAGTATGGTTAGAGACCAAGCAGATTTGATCGCTATGTCCGATGTCTCTGCGTTGCTCTCCATCGATGCCCTTCGCCAAGCCGCCGATAGCTTCACCGATCCGAAAGTCGGGGCCTTGACCTGTAACTACCTATTGGCCGAAGCCACCAGCGGTGAGCAACAGTACTGGCAGTGGCAGAACTCAATTCGCCAGACGGAAGCAAAACTCGGCAGTGTCATGGGCGGCAACGGGGCATTCTATATTGTCCGTGCCCCGCTTTTTTCCTACTTGCCGGAAGATACCATTAATGATGATTTCATCCAGACCATGCTGGTGATCAAGCAAGGCTACCAAGTCCAGTTCAACCACTATATCAACAGTGTCGAACTCTCCCTATCCACCGTTCAGGATACCTACCAGCGCCGCCAACGCATTGGTGCCGGCAATCTGCAGCAACTGATCCGCTGCCGCTTCGTGTTCCGCCACTCCCATCATGGTGCGCGCTGGCTTTTCACGTCAGGCAAAGCCATGAGAACCGTCATGCCTTTCATTTTGATCGGTTACTTTCTGCTCTCGCTTAGCTTGGCCATCCAGGGTTCAGCAGTAGCCCAAGCCCTGACAGTCCTGCAGGCAACAGGGTATATCGCTGCCACCCTGCCGCTATTTGGCGTGTCCAGCAAGGCTACCGATAAACTGCATTATTTTGTCAGCAGCTATGCAGCCTCGCTAATAGGTATGCTCCGTTACCTGCTGGGCCACTTTCGCAGTGGCTGGCGCCACTTGCCCCCATTGTCAAACTACCAGGCCCTGTCGACCCAGCTACTCAAGCGCACCAGTGATATCTTGCTGGCATCAATCGGTATGGTATTAACGTTACCGATCTGGCCTTTGATCGCCTTGTTGATCAAGCTTGACTCCCCTGGCCCCATTTTCTATCGCCAGCTTCGTGTTGGCCGGATCAGCGAGGAGCAAGTTGAACTGTTTGAAATTATTAAATTTCGCTCTATGTCTAGTCATGCTGAGTCGAAGTCTGGGGCGATCTGGGCCCGGCAGAATGACTCCCGCATTACCCGCACCGGCCACTTTCTGCGTGTCACCCGGCTCGATGAGCTGCCCCAGTTGCTCAATGTCCTCAAAGGCGATATGGCATTGATCGGGCCAAGGCCTGAGCGCCCTGAATTTTGCGGCAAATTGCAAAATGCATTGCCATTTTACCTCGAGCGCACAGCTGGCCTGAAACCGGGAATCACCGGTCTCGCCCAGGTCAACCAAGGCTATGACAGCAGCCTGGAAGATGTAAAAAACAAAATCGCCTTTGATCACGCCTATGCACTGGCTCTGAGTTCAACGTTCCAGTGGCTCAAGATGGATCTATTCATTATTTTCAAAACGATTTACATCATGGTTGGCAAACGCGGGCAGTAA